The Coffea arabica cultivar ET-39 chromosome 1e, Coffea Arabica ET-39 HiFi, whole genome shotgun sequence genome has a window encoding:
- the LOC113716880 gene encoding mediator of RNA polymerase II transcription subunit 33A codes for MMASEGVGFVENQGHGGSPWEGVMELTKSAQDRNMDPLMWAMQLSSTLTSAGLSVPSPDLANFLVSHICWANNVPAAWKFLEKALTLRIVPPMLVLALLSTRVIPNRNRYPAAYRLYMELLKRYAFYLPSLLHGPNYPKIMESIDNVLHLTQMFGLQACEPGLLVVEFVFSIVWELLDASLDDEGLLEITPEKKSRWATRNQDMEIDNHDGIQLKTTENQEAMPKMNTVLAIELIGEFFRNKVSSRILYLAGRNMPGHWESFIQHLHLLTGKSTALRNSKNISPEALLELTSSTRRVLSRECKTSSQQMFHAVMVSGSLISSAGQCHGTSLSALWLPIDMFLEDTMDGSQVTATSAVETLTGLVKAIQAVNRTTWQDTFLGLWIAALRLVQRERDSSEAPVPRIDTCLCLLLSITPLAIVNIIEEEESSGGSESCHLTGSRKEKHPVGKRRKDLVASLQQLEDYEGLLTPPLSVSSLANQAAAKAMMFLSGLSVGSGYFDGISLNDMPMGCSGNLLHLIVEACIAREILDTSSYLWPGYVKGRTNQMPRSISGQMPGWSSLVKGSPLTPPLVSALGSIPASSLAEIEKVYEIAANGSNDEKISAATVLCGASLVRGWNIQEHTVLFITRLLSPPIPADYSGPASHLISYAPFLNVLLVGISPVDTIQIFSLHGLVPQLAGALMPICEVFGSCAPNVSWTLTTGEEISTHIVFSNAFTLLLKLWRFDQPPLEHVFGDVPPVGSHLTPEYLLLVRNLQLTSSENSPIGQSKSKRLSRLSSPSDREPIVMDSFPKVKQWYRQNQACIASTLSGLVPGTVHQIVDSLLTMMFRRINRVAQPMTPTASGSNSSSGTGIDDFSLRLKIPAWDILEAIPFMLDAALTACGHGTLSPRELATGLKDLADFFPASLATIASYFSAEVTRGVWKNACMNGSDWPSPAANLANVEQQIKKILAATGVDIPSLPVGGNSPATLPLPLAAYVSLTITYKLERSTDRFLNLVGPSLRNLAIGCPWPCMPIIVALWAQKVKRWNDFLVFSASQTVFHHNSDAVVQLLRACFTTTLGLNSSSISSNGGVGGLLGHGFGSHFYGGMDPVAPGILYLRVHRAVRNVMFMTEEIVSLLMQSVKDIVSSGLPAEKQEKLKKSKFSMKYGQVSLAAAMTRVKVAASLGASIVWITGGLSLVQSLIKETLPSWFISAQGSEANGGEPGGMVAMLGGYALAYFAVLSGTFGWGVDSSLGASKRRAKILGAHLEFLASAVDGKISLGCNKATWRAYVSGFVSLMVGCTPKWMNEVDVDVLKRLSWALKQWNEEELALALLGVSGVGAMGAAAELIIETGY; via the exons ATGATGGCGTCGGAAGGGGTAGGGTTTGTTGAGAATCAGGGACATGGAGGGAGCCCGTGGGAGGGGGTGATGGAGTTGACCAAGTCAGCGCAAGACAGGAACATGGACCCTCTCATGTGGGCGATGCAGTTGTCTTCCACCCTCACCTCCGCTGGTCTCTCCGTTCCCTCACCGGACCTTGCCAACTTTCTCGTCTCTCACATTTGTTGGGCCAACAACGTTCCTGCCGCctggaaatttcttgaaaaagctCTCACCCTCCGAATCGTTCCCCCTATGCTCGTCCTTGCTCTTCTCTCTACCAG GGTAATTCCGAATCGAAACAGGTATCCTGCGGCATACAGGCTGTATATGGAGCTTCTTAAAAGATATGCCTTTTATCTGCCATCTCTTTTGCATGGCCCCAACTATCCGAA GATTATGGAGTCTATAGACAATGTTCTTCATCTTACCCAAATGTTTGGGCTTCAGGCATGTGAACCTGGGCTTCTTGTTGTTGAATTTGTGTTCTCAATTGTATGGGAGTTGCTTGATGCATCACTTGATGATGAGGGGTTGCTCGAAATCACTCCTGAAAAGAAGTCCAGGTGGGCAACCAGGAATCAAGATATGGAAATAGATAATCATGATGGCATTCAGTTGAAGACTACAGAAAATCAGGAAGCCATGCCGAAAATGAATACTGTATTGGCTATTGAATTAATTGGGGAATTTTTCCGAAATAAAGTATCTTCCAGAATTCTCTATCTGGCAGGACGGAACAT GCCTGGGCATTGGGAATCTTTCATTCAGCATTTGCACTTGCTCACAGGAAAATCAACTGCTTTGAGAAATTCGAAGAATATTTCCCCAGAAGCTCTCTTAGAATTGACGTCCAGTACACGTAGGGTCCTATCACGGGAATGCAAAACAAGTTCACAGCAAATGTTCCATGCAGTAATGGTCTCTGGATCGCTCATATCTTCTGCTGGTCAGTGCCACGGTACAAGTCTTTCAGCACTTTGGCTTCCAATTGATATGTTTTTGGAAGATACCATGGATGGATCACAAGTGACAGCTACAAGTGCTGTTGAAACTCTTACTG GTCTAGTGAAGGCTATTCAGGCTGTTAATCGGACAACTTGGCAGGATACATTTCTTGGCCTGTGGATTGCTGCTTTAAGGCTTGTTCAGAGG GAAAGGGATTCAAGTGAGGCACCTGTACCACGCATAGATACCTGCTTGTGTTTGTTGTTGTCTATCACCCCACTTGCAATTGTGAACATCATTGAGGAGGAAGAAAGTTCTGGTGGATCTGAAAGCTGCCACCTTACTGGTTCAAGAAAAGAGAAACATCCAGTTGGAAAGCGTCGCAAAGATCTAGTGGCAAGCCTGCAGCAATTAGAAGATTATGAAGGCCTGTTGACTCCACCTCTATCTGTTAGTTCATTGGCTAATCAAGCTGCTGCGAAGGCGATGATGTTCCTTTCAGGTCTATCAGTTGGCAGTGGATATTTTGATGGCATAAGTTTAAATGATATGCCAATGGGTTGTT CTGGAAACCTGCTGCATCTAATTGTTGAAGCTTGCATTGCTAGAGAAATTTTGGATACTTCATCATATCTATGGCCTGGCTATGTGAAAGGCCGCACCAACCAAATGCCACGTAGCATATCTGGCCAAATGCCTGGTTGGTCATCTTTAGTGAAAGGATCTCCTTTAACTCCTCCATTGGTCAGTGCATTGGGTTCAATTCCTGCTTCAAG CTTAGCAGAAATAGAGAAAGTATATGAGATTGCAGCCAATGGATCAAATGACGAGAAAATTTCTGCTGCTACAGTTCTCTGCGGGGCATCTCTTGTTCGTGGTTGGAATATACAG GAACATACAGTTCTTTTCATCACTAGACTGCTCTCACCTCCTATTCCTGCTGATTATTCTGGCCCAGCGAGTCATTTAATTAGCTATGCTCCATTTctgaatgttcttcttgttgGGATATCACCTGTTGACACAATCCAGATTTTTTCCTTGCATGGATTG GTTCCACAGCTTGCTGGTGCGTTGATGCCAATTTGTGAGGTTTTTGGTTCCTGTGCTCCCAATGTCTCATGGACTCTTACAACAGGGGAAGAAATTTCTACCCACATTGTCTTTTCGAATGCATTCACTCTTCTGCTGAAGTTATGGAGATTTGATCAACCACCACTTGAACATGTTTTTGGTGATGTGCCCCCTGTGGGCTCCCATTTGACTCCTGAATACCTTTTGCTGGTGCGCAACCTGCAATTGACGTCATCCGAGAATTCACCTATAGGGCAATCTAAGAGCAAGAGACTTTCAAGACTTTCAAGTCCATCTGATAGAGAACCCATAGTCATGGattcttttccaaaagtaaAACAGTGGTACCGGCAGAATCAAGCATGTATTGCATCAACCCTATCTGGCCTTGTACCTGGAACTGTTCATCAGATTGTCGATAGCCTCTTGACCATGATGTTTAGGAGAATAAACAGAGTTGCTCAACCAATGACTCCAACAGCGTCTGGGAGTAATAGTTCATCTGGAACTGGAATTGATGACTTCTCCCTTCGTCTTAAAATCCCTGCTTGGGATATTTTAGAAGCTATTCCTTTCATGCTTGATGCTGCCCTCACAGCTTGTGGTCATGGAACACTATCACCTCGTGAACTAGCTACGG GGCTCAAAGATCTGGCCGATTTTTTCCCTGCATCTTTGGCAACAATTGCAAGTTACTTTTCTGCTGAAGTGACACGAGGTGTGTGGAAGAATGCTTGTATGAATGGTTCTGATTGGCCAAGTCCAGCCGCAAATCTAGCCAACGTCGAACAGCAGATAAAGAAGATTTTAGCTGCCACTGGTGTTGATATACCAAGTTTACCTGTAG GTGGCAATTCTCCAGCTACCCTACCTTTACCCCTTGCAGCCTATGTGAGCCTCACGATAACCTATAAACTTGAGAGAAGCACTGACCGTTTCCTTAACTTGGTCGGCCCTTCCTTACGTAACCTTGCCATTGGTTGCCCTTGGCCATGCATGCCCATTATAGTTGCTCTGTGGGCCCAAAAAGTGAAGCGTTGGAATGACTTTCTGGTTTTCTCTGCATCCCAGACAGTCTTCCATCATAATAGTGATGCTGTGGTCCAACTCCTCAGGGCGTGTTTCACAACCACTCTTGGGTTGAATTCTTCTTCTATCTCAAGCAATGGTGGCGTGGGAGGTCTTCTTGGTCATGGATTTGGCTCTCATTTTTATGGTGGTATGGATCCTGTTGCTCCTGGAATACTGTACTTGAGAGTCCATCGAGCTGTAAGAAATGTCATGTTCATGACTGAAGAAATTGTCTCTCTCTTGATGCAATCTGTTAAAGATATTGTAAGTAGTGGTTTACCTGCAGAGAAACAGGAGAAATTAAAGAAATCAAAATTCAGCATGAAATATGGTCAGGTTTCTCTCGCTGCTGCAATGACTCGTGTCAAGGTTGCGGCTTCATTGGGGGCTTCAATAGTTTGGATTACAGGTGGACTAAGTTTAGTTCAATCCTTGATCAAAGAAACGTTGCCATCATGGTTCATATCAGCCCAAGGGTCAGAAGCTAATGGAGGGGAACCGGGAGGAATGGTTGCCATGCTGGGTGGTTATGCTCTTGCATATTTTGCAGTGCTTTCTGGAACTTTTGGATGGGGAGTAGACTCGTCATTGGGGGCCTCCAAGCGGCGAGCAAAGATTCTTGGAGCACACTTAGAATTTCTGGCTAGTGCAGTTGATGGGAAGATATCACTTGGTTGTAACAAGGCAACATGGAGAGCATATGTTTCAGGGTTTGTGAGCTTGATGGTGGGTTGTACACCAAAATGGATGAATGAGGTGGATGTAGATGTTTTGAAGAGGCTAAGCTGGGCACTTAAGCAGTGGAATGAAGAAGAATTGGCTCTGGCTTTGTTGGGAGTTAGTGGGGTTGGTGCAATGGGTGCAGCTGCTGAATTAATCATAGAAACTGGATACTGA